The following coding sequences are from one Melopsittacus undulatus isolate bMelUnd1 chromosome 14, bMelUnd1.mat.Z, whole genome shotgun sequence window:
- the EIF3I gene encoding eukaryotic translation initiation factor 3 subunit I, giving the protein MKPILLQGHERSITQIKYNREGDLLFTVAKDPIVNVWYSVNGERLGTYNGHTGAVWCVDADWDTRHVLTGSADNSCRLWDCETGKQLALVKTSSAVRTCGFDFGGNIIMFSTDKQMGYQCFVSFFDLRDPSQIENNEPYMKIPCSDSKITSAVWGPLGEFIIAGHENGELNQFSAKSGEQLSNIKEHTKQINDIQTSRDMTMFITASKDNTAKLFDCTSLEHLKTFRTERPVNSAALSPIFDHVVLGGGQEAMDVTTTSTRIGKFEARFFHLAFEEEFGRVKGHFGPINSVAFHPDGKSYSSGGEDGYVRIHYFDPQYFEFEFEA; this is encoded by the exons ATG AAGCCGATCCTGCTGCAGGGCCATGAACGCTCCATCACACAGATCAAGTACAACCGGGAGGGCGATCTGCTCTTCACCGTGGCCAAGGACCCC ATTGTCAACGTGTGGTATTCGGTGAACGGAGAGCGGCTCGGCACGTACAATGGGCACACGGGAGCTGTGTGGTGTGTGGATGCAGACT GGGACACACGACATGTGCTCACTGGCTCTGCAGATAACAGCTGTCGGCTCTGGGACTGCGAAACAG GAAAGCAGCTCGCCCTGGTGAAgaccagctctgcagtgaggacATGTGGCTTTGACTTTGGGGGAAACATCATCATGTTTTCCACAGACAAGCAGATGGGATATCAGTGTTTTGTGAGCTTCTTTGATCTCCGGGACCCCAGCCAGATTG AGAACAATGAGCCTTACATGAAAATCCCCTGCAGTGACTCTAAAATCACTAGTGCTGTGTGGGGCCCTCTGGGAGAGTTCATCATTGCAGGACATGAGAACGGCGAGCTTAACCAGTTCAGTGCCAAG TCAGGGGAGCAGCTTTCAAACATCAAGGAGCACACCAAGCAAATCAATGATATTCAGACCTCCAGGGACATGACCATGTTCATCACTGCTTCCAAGGACAACACAGCCAAG CTGTTTGATTGCACCTCACTTGAGCATCTGAAGACATTCCGGACAGAACGACCCGTGAACTCTGCTGCACTTTCCCCTATTTTTGACCAC GTGGTGCTTGGTGGTGGGCAGGAGGCCATGGATGTGACCACAACTTCCACCAGGATTGGCAAATTCGAGGCGAG GTTCTTCCACTTGGCTTTTGAAGAAGAGTTTGGCAGAGTGAAGGGTCACTTCGGTCCCATAAACAGCGTTGCGTTTCACCCTGACGGCAAGAG TTACAGCAGTGGGGGTGAGGATGGCTACGTTCGCATCCATTACTTCGATCCCCAGTACTTCGAGTTTGAATTTGAAGCTTAA
- the ZNF593 gene encoding zinc finger protein 593: MSPRNGRRTGAHRAHSLARQLKTKRRRRDLDQIHGDLRPEIAERLLRQEPDPDLPGCAQFYCLHCARYFVDLTSMKEHFRSKVHKKRLKQLREAPYTQEEAERAAGMGSYIPPGKVEVQTQPLEEVTEMEASG; the protein is encoded by the exons CGGCGCGCACCGGGCGCACTCCCTGGCGCGGCAGCTGAAGACCAAGCGGCGGCGCCGGGACCTGGATCAGATCCACGGGGACCTGCGGCCGGAGATCGCGGAGCGGCTGCTGCGGCAGGAGCCGGACCCCGACCTGCCGGGATGCGCGCAGTTCTACTGCCTGCACTGCGC GCGCTACTTTGTGGACCTGACGAGCATGAAGGAGCACTTCCGGTCCAAGGTGCACAAGAAGAG GCTGAAGCAGCTGCGGGAGGCACCGTACACGCAGGAGGAGGCTGAGCGTGCCGCGGGGATGGGGTCCTACATCCCCCCAGGGAAGGTGGAGGTGCAGACCCAGCCACTGGAGGAGGTCACTGAGATGGAGGCATCGGGCTGA